The following are encoded together in the Gemmobacter sp. genome:
- a CDS encoding IS110 family transposase has protein sequence MIPAAAVIGMDVSRDWLDGFCASGARRLCLPNTVAGHAQLLVQLRTLPQPVRIGFEAKGGQEWMLWATLVAAGVEAVQLSPAQIKAFALSGGTRAKTDRIDAELIAGFMLFRSEAGRRLPEGNLRVLATLTTRRGSVAQIG, from the coding sequence ATGATACCAGCAGCAGCCGTGATCGGCATGGATGTTTCCCGCGATTGGCTCGACGGCTTTTGTGCGTCGGGCGCGCGGCGTCTTTGCCTTCCCAACACCGTGGCAGGCCATGCCCAACTTCTTGTGCAGCTCCGGACCTTGCCCCAGCCGGTGCGGATCGGATTTGAAGCGAAGGGTGGTCAGGAATGGATGCTCTGGGCCACGCTTGTGGCGGCAGGGGTGGAGGCCGTGCAACTGTCCCCGGCGCAGATCAAAGCCTTTGCCCTTTCCGGGGGCACGCGGGCAAAGACCGACCGGATCGATGCCGAGCTCATCGCGGGGTTCATGCTGTTCAGGTCAGAAGCGGGTAGAAGATTGCCGGAAGGGAATCTGCGTGTTCTCGCAACGTTGACAACACGCAGGGGCTCTGTTGCACAAATCGGGTGA
- a CDS encoding IS481 family transposase produces the protein MGQVLHGSATTTEAVRRAIQNSEESLRALSARYGINQKTVAKWKKRTSVADLPTGPKDAKSTVLSLDEEAIIVAFRRHTLLSLDDCLYALQPTIPHLTRSSLHRCLQRHDISRLPDVTGDKPAKKKFKAYPIGYFHIDIAEVQTAEGKPYLFVAIDRTSKFAYVELHPKAGKMAAAAFLRNLIAAVPYRLNIVLTDNGLQFTNHARQIYAFEHIFDRVCREHQIEHRLTKVKHPWTNGQVERMNRTIKDATVKRFHYDDHDQLRNHLASFISAYNFGRRPKTLKGLTPYEFICKCWTSEPERFTLNPIHQMPGLNS, from the coding sequence ATGGGACAGGTTCTTCACGGCAGCGCCACCACGACAGAGGCAGTCCGTCGAGCAATACAGAATAGTGAAGAGAGCCTGAGAGCGCTTTCGGCGCGCTACGGGATCAACCAGAAGACCGTGGCGAAGTGGAAGAAGCGGACATCGGTTGCCGATCTGCCGACCGGGCCGAAGGACGCCAAGTCGACCGTTCTGAGCCTGGACGAGGAAGCGATCATTGTCGCTTTCCGACGGCACACGCTTCTGTCGCTGGACGATTGCCTCTATGCGCTCCAGCCGACGATCCCTCATCTGACCCGATCATCGCTGCATCGCTGTCTTCAGCGCCACGACATCTCGCGCCTGCCGGACGTCACGGGCGACAAGCCCGCGAAGAAGAAGTTCAAGGCCTATCCCATAGGCTATTTTCACATCGACATCGCCGAGGTGCAAACCGCTGAAGGCAAGCCATATCTCTTCGTCGCCATCGATCGGACGTCGAAGTTTGCCTATGTCGAGCTGCACCCCAAGGCCGGGAAGATGGCCGCAGCCGCGTTCTTGCGCAACCTGATCGCCGCCGTGCCCTACAGGCTCAACATTGTTCTGACCGACAATGGGCTCCAGTTCACCAACCATGCGAGGCAGATCTACGCCTTCGAGCACATCTTCGACCGGGTCTGCCGCGAACATCAGATCGAGCACCGGCTGACCAAGGTGAAGCACCCCTGGACGAATGGCCAGGTCGAGCGGATGAACCGCACGATCAAGGACGCAACCGTCAAACGCTTCCACTATGACGATCACGACCAGTTGCGAAATCACCTCGCCAGCTTCATCAGCGCCTACAACTTCGGACGCAGGCCAAAGACCCTCAAAGGCCTCACGCCATACGAGTTCATCTGCAAATGCTGGACATCAGAGCCCGAAAGATTCACGCTAAACCCGATCCACCAGATGCCGGGACTGAACAGCTAG
- a CDS encoding MbcA/ParS/Xre antitoxin family protein, with amino-acid sequence MQLAENIRDPARINAVALKAYARVVDAWGLNTREAAALADMSESTWKRAKKPNFAGELTKDQLLRLSAVIGIYKSLDLYFAPPLARGWVTRPNAGPLFGGSRPVDTAIDGGLPQILAVRTYLDALRGGA; translated from the coding sequence ATGCAGCTTGCCGAAAACATTCGTGACCCTGCCCGGATCAATGCCGTCGCGCTCAAGGCCTATGCCCGGGTGGTCGATGCCTGGGGCCTGAACACCCGAGAGGCGGCGGCCCTTGCCGACATGTCCGAAAGCACCTGGAAACGCGCCAAAAAGCCGAACTTTGCCGGAGAGTTGACCAAGGACCAGCTTTTGCGGCTTAGCGCGGTGATCGGCATCTACAAGTCGCTGGACCTGTATTTCGCCCCCCCGCTGGCGCGCGGCTGGGTGACCCGCCCCAATGCCGGGCCGCTGTTCGGCGGCAGCCGTCCGGTGGATACCGCCATCGACGGCGGCCTGCCGCAGATCCTGGCCGTTCGGACCTATCTTGATGCGCTGCGTGGCGGGGCATGA
- a CDS encoding RES family NAD+ phosphorylase, with translation MRRTALSDRGLVRLLPATYHKPPALRGLVDTDDELEILAEIEGLTSARLLAERGRSPHLDPRELAWRRRSRDLRIYGDTHVNAAFTYTRAGGNRFNPGERGAWYCAWDTMVAVSEVAWHRTRELGYTGWFHDSARYVELLADFIGDFHDLTDDPAHPALTPDPAIGYPEGQALAQQLRREGARGLIYPSVRAPAPGGNCLVCFDPGAIQNVRPGASWDLTWTGTPDYSILAVG, from the coding sequence ATGAGGCGGACGGCGCTGTCCGATCGCGGGCTGGTCCGCCTGCTGCCGGCGACCTATCACAAGCCCCCCGCGCTGCGCGGTCTGGTCGATACCGATGACGAACTGGAAATCCTGGCCGAGATCGAGGGGCTGACCAGCGCGCGCCTGCTGGCAGAACGCGGCCGCAGCCCGCATCTGGACCCGCGCGAACTGGCATGGCGGCGGCGCAGCCGCGATTTGCGAATTTACGGCGATACCCATGTCAACGCCGCCTTCACCTATACCCGCGCCGGCGGCAACCGTTTCAACCCGGGCGAACGGGGCGCCTGGTATTGCGCCTGGGACACCATGGTTGCGGTCAGCGAGGTCGCCTGGCACCGCACGCGCGAGCTGGGTTACACCGGCTGGTTCCATGACAGCGCCCGCTATGTCGAGCTGCTGGCCGATTTCATCGGCGATTTTCACGACCTGACCGATGATCCCGCCCATCCCGCGCTGACCCCCGACCCCGCCATCGGCTATCCCGAAGGCCAGGCCCTGGCCCAGCAACTGCGGCGCGAGGGGGCGCGCGGCCTGATCTACCCATCGGTCCGCGCACCGGCGCCGGGGGGCAACTGCCTGGTCTGCTTTGACCCCGGCGCAATCCAGAACGTCCGCCCCGGCGCATCCTGGGATCTGACCTGGACGGGAACGCCGGACTATTCGATCCTTGCCGTCGGCTGA
- the opgC gene encoding OpgC domain-containing protein: MSVCSCSPATTLDSRDESLKGFVQQSPFDRRNMTLLRVMTFAGHFYLLLWLLVAGCHSRMVWLRNISRALDRIVTWRPLVFLGSHSLPVYGWHVLLCYGLAVFAADTLNQAAWYWREGAVILATLTLFVPALLAARKPSRNGPSAPGIGA, encoded by the coding sequence GTGTCGGTCTGCTCATGCAGCCCAGCTACCACGCTGGATTCACGAGATGAATCCCTCAAGGGATTTGTGCAACAGAGCCCCTTCGACCGCAGAAACATGACGTTGTTGAGGGTCATGACATTCGCCGGACATTTCTACCTTTTGCTTTGGCTTTTGGTAGCCGGCTGTCACTCCCGCATGGTTTGGCTGCGGAATATTTCGCGCGCTTTGGATCGGATCGTCACTTGGCGCCCGCTTGTTTTTCTGGGAAGCCACTCGCTTCCGGTTTACGGCTGGCATGTTCTTCTGTGCTACGGACTGGCGGTTTTCGCCGCAGATACCTTAAATCAAGCCGCCTGGTACTGGCGCGAGGGGGCCGTTATCCTTGCCACGCTGACGCTTTTCGTGCCGGCGCTGCTGGCCGCCCGGAAGCCGTCGAGAAACGGGCCCTCGGCCCCCGGGATCGGCGCGTGA
- a CDS encoding IS256 family transposase, with translation MTDDRMALIELVEKQADGDLVREMLAFAAERIMEAEIEARTGAAKGARSPMREAQRNGYRDRDWDTRAGRISLEIPKLRKGSYFPSFLEPRRTAEKALVAVIQEAYVHGISTRSVDDLVKAMGAGGMSKSQVSRLCMEIDERVDAFLARPLEGAWPYLWLDATYLKVREGGRIISKAVILAVAVNEDGKREVLGVATGPSEAETFWTDFLRSLADRGLRGVKLVIADDHKGLRAAARRVFNATHQRCRIHWMRNVLAYAPAKQRTAVAAMLKTIFAQESKADAEAQWNVVADALREKQPKLGALMDASCDDVLAYMSFPREHWTQIASTNPLERVNREVKRRADVIGIFPNDAAIVRLVGALMLETNDEWAVARRYMSLETLARVTDNPNVRLPAVAT, from the coding sequence ATGACCGACGACAGAATGGCGCTGATCGAGCTGGTTGAGAAGCAGGCCGATGGCGACCTCGTGCGCGAGATGCTGGCCTTTGCGGCCGAGCGGATCATGGAAGCAGAGATCGAGGCGCGGACGGGCGCGGCCAAAGGTGCGCGCTCGCCGATGCGGGAAGCCCAGCGAAACGGATACCGCGACCGGGACTGGGACACGCGCGCTGGCCGCATCTCGCTGGAGATCCCGAAGCTGCGGAAGGGAAGCTACTTCCCCAGCTTCCTCGAGCCACGCCGCACGGCGGAGAAAGCCTTGGTTGCTGTGATCCAGGAAGCCTACGTCCACGGCATCTCGACGCGGTCCGTCGATGATCTGGTCAAAGCCATGGGCGCTGGTGGCATGTCGAAGAGCCAGGTCAGCCGGCTGTGCATGGAGATCGATGAGCGGGTGGACGCCTTCCTGGCCCGCCCCCTGGAAGGTGCGTGGCCCTATCTCTGGCTCGACGCCACCTACCTCAAGGTCAGGGAGGGCGGGCGCATCATCAGCAAGGCGGTGATACTCGCCGTGGCCGTGAACGAGGACGGCAAGCGCGAGGTGCTGGGCGTCGCCACCGGTCCGTCCGAGGCGGAGACCTTCTGGACCGACTTCCTGCGCAGTCTTGCGGACCGGGGCCTGCGCGGCGTGAAGCTGGTGATCGCAGACGACCACAAGGGCCTGCGGGCCGCGGCGCGCCGGGTCTTCAACGCCACCCACCAGAGATGCCGCATTCACTGGATGCGCAACGTCCTGGCTTACGCTCCGGCAAAGCAGCGCACCGCGGTGGCGGCGATGCTGAAGACGATCTTTGCCCAGGAGAGCAAGGCCGACGCCGAGGCACAGTGGAATGTCGTGGCCGACGCCCTGCGGGAAAAGCAGCCCAAACTCGGTGCCCTGATGGACGCCTCCTGCGACGATGTCCTCGCTTACATGTCGTTTCCCCGCGAGCACTGGACCCAGATCGCCTCCACCAACCCGCTGGAACGTGTGAACCGCGAGGTGAAACGGCGAGCCGATGTCATAGGGATCTTCCCGAACGATGCTGCCATCGTCCGCCTCGTCGGCGCGCTGATGCTCGAGACCAACGACGAGTGGGCCGTCGCGCGGCGATACATGAGCCTTGAAACGCTCGCCCGCGTCACCGACAATCCCAACGTCAGGCTGCCTGCCGTGGCTACCTGA
- a CDS encoding glucose 1-dehydrogenase, which yields MGKDLSGKVALVTGGSRGIGAQVARRLAAEGAQLVIACRSDLAAAGRMVADLRAAGAAACALTADVAHPADCDALVAGCMAQFGRLDILVNCAGVAKYLPLDQTDAGHFHAMFDTNVLGTLSLTRAAAAVMGPGGRIIHFSSRLAETPLAGASVYAASKAAVSALTLALAQELGPRGITINAVAPGLIETDMTAGILTTRGDSLRAQTPLRRIGQPEDISGLVAFLASADAGWITGRTIRADGGLL from the coding sequence ATGGGCAAGGATCTGTCCGGCAAGGTGGCGCTGGTCACCGGCGGGTCGCGCGGGATCGGGGCACAGGTTGCACGGCGGCTGGCGGCCGAGGGCGCGCAGCTGGTGATCGCCTGCCGCAGCGATCTGGCGGCGGCCGGGCGCATGGTGGCCGATCTACGCGCCGCCGGGGCTGCGGCCTGTGCCCTGACCGCCGATGTTGCCCACCCGGCCGATTGCGATGCGTTGGTGGCGGGCTGCATGGCGCAGTTCGGGCGGCTGGACATTCTGGTCAACTGCGCGGGGGTGGCGAAATACCTGCCGCTGGATCAGACCGATGCCGGCCATTTCCACGCAATGTTTGATACCAACGTTCTGGGCACCCTGTCGCTGACCCGTGCGGCGGCGGCGGTGATGGGGCCCGGCGGGCGCATCATCCACTTTTCCTCGCGGCTGGCGGAAACGCCGCTGGCCGGGGCTTCGGTCTATGCGGCGTCCAAGGCGGCGGTTTCGGCCCTGACGCTGGCGCTGGCGCAAGAGCTGGGGCCGCGCGGCATCACCATCAACGCGGTTGCACCGGGGCTGATCGAAACCGACATGACGGCGGGCATCCTGACCACGCGCGGCGACAGCCTGCGCGCCCAGACCCCGCTGCGCCGCATCGGCCAGCCCGAGGATATCAGCGGCCTTGTCGCCTTTCTGGCGTCCGCGGATGCCGGCTGGATCACCGGGCGCACCATTCGCGCAGATGGCGGGTTGCTGTAG
- a CDS encoding NAD(P)H-dependent oxidoreductase yields MTDPRNVLIVVAHPEPGSFNHAMAGAAAGALRQAGHSVTISDLCAEGFRADIGRHDMDSVVDPARFHVQAEQSQAARQAAFAPDIAREQARMADADVLILQFPLWWGGPPAILKGWIDRVLAYGFGYIDGRRFGSGLFQGRRAMIGVTTGGTPARFAPDGVYGPIGPILMPIQRLALEYMGFDVAPPYVAHGVPRSDDAERQTHLDGMAAAALALASRPVTRTDDCRTAILSAPEAAWSRPG; encoded by the coding sequence ATGACCGACCCCCGCAATGTGCTGATCGTGGTGGCCCACCCGGAACCGGGATCGTTCAACCATGCCATGGCCGGCGCAGCTGCGGGGGCACTGCGGCAGGCGGGGCATTCCGTCACCATATCCGACCTGTGCGCCGAAGGGTTCCGCGCCGATATCGGCCGGCACGATATGGACAGTGTCGTCGACCCGGCGCGGTTCCATGTGCAGGCCGAACAGTCGCAGGCGGCGCGGCAGGCTGCCTTTGCCCCCGACATCGCCCGCGAACAGGCCCGCATGGCCGATGCGGATGTGCTGATCCTGCAATTCCCGCTATGGTGGGGCGGCCCGCCGGCGATTTTGAAGGGCTGGATCGACCGCGTGCTGGCCTATGGGTTCGGCTATATCGACGGGCGGCGGTTCGGGTCGGGCCTGTTCCAGGGCCGCCGCGCGATGATCGGCGTCACCACCGGCGGCACGCCGGCGCGGTTCGCGCCCGATGGGGTCTATGGCCCGATCGGCCCGATCCTGATGCCCATTCAGCGGCTGGCGCTGGAATACATGGGGTTCGACGTGGCGCCGCCCTATGTGGCCCACGGTGTGCCCCGGTCGGACGATGCCGAACGCCAGACCCATCTGGACGGCATGGCGGCAGCCGCACTGGCACTGGCATCCCGCCCCGTCACCCGCACGGATGACTGCCGGACCGCGATCCTGTCGGCGCCCGAGGCGGCCTGGAGCCGGCCGGGCTGA
- a CDS encoding bifunctional aconitate hydratase 2/2-methylisocitrate dehydratase — translation MSLYARYLEEIDARKAQGLSPKPIDDGALTAEIVAQIRDAAHPHRADSLQYFIYNTLPGTTAAAGVKADFLKEIVLGQVTVPEITPAFALELLSHMKGGPSVRVLLDVALGPNGAIAAEAAEVLKTQVFLYDADTDRLKAAHESGNALATDILHSYAKAEFFTSLPDIDDKIEVVTLIAAEGDISTDLLSPGNQAHSRADRELHGLCMCDEAAQQTIRDLKLQHPGKRIMMIAEKGTMGVGSSRMSGVNNVALWTGKQASPYVPFVNVAPVVAGTNGISPIFATTVDVTGGIGVNLKNWVKKTGPDGKAILNNDGNPILEQKFSVETGTVLTIDSKKKKLLNDKGEELADLSSSFTPQKVEFMKAGGSYAIVFGKKLQTVAAEILGIQAPVVFAPSKEISHAGQGLTAVEKIFNANARGVAPGKVLHAGSDVRVRVNIVGSQDTTGPMTAQELEAMAATVISPLVDGAYQSGCHTASVWDKKAQDNIPKLMSFMNSFGLVTARDPKGQYHAMTDVIHKVLNDITVDDWAIIIGGDSHTRMSKGVAFGADSGTVALALATAEAEMPIPDSVKVTFKGSMAPHMDFRDVVHATQAQMLKQHGDNVFQGRIIEVHIGTLLADQAFTFTDWSAEMKAKAAICISEDETLIQSLELAKSRIQIMIDKGMEQQSGMLANLIALADRRIAQIRSGEKPALKPDANAKYFAEVVVDLDIIDEPMIADPDVNNADVSKRYTHDTIRPISYYAAEKKVDLGFVGSCMVHKGDIKIVAQMLKNLEEKTGHVEFRAPLVVAAPTYNIIDELKQEGDWEILQKYSGFEFNDMLPKAKARTEYENILYLERPGCNLCMGNQEKAEKGDTVLATSTRLFQGRVVADSETKKGESLLASTPVVVLSAILGRTPTLGEYKEAVKGIDLTKFAPPKQTPLDSLSVHF, via the coding sequence ATGAGTCTCTATGCCCGCTACCTTGAAGAGATCGACGCACGCAAGGCGCAGGGTCTTAGCCCCAAGCCTATCGACGATGGCGCCCTGACGGCCGAGATCGTCGCGCAGATCCGCGATGCGGCACATCCGCACCGGGCCGACTCGTTGCAGTATTTCATCTACAATACCCTGCCCGGCACGACCGCCGCTGCCGGTGTCAAGGCGGACTTCCTGAAGGAAATCGTGCTGGGTCAGGTCACTGTGCCCGAGATCACGCCGGCCTTCGCGCTGGAACTGCTGTCGCACATGAAGGGCGGGCCTTCGGTGCGGGTGCTGCTGGATGTGGCGCTTGGCCCCAACGGCGCGATTGCGGCCGAGGCGGCCGAAGTTCTGAAAACCCAGGTCTTCCTGTATGATGCCGACACCGACCGGCTGAAAGCGGCGCATGAATCCGGCAATGCGCTGGCAACCGACATCCTGCACAGCTATGCCAAGGCCGAATTCTTTACCTCGCTGCCGGATATCGACGACAAGATCGAGGTGGTGACGCTGATCGCCGCCGAAGGCGATATCTCGACCGACCTGCTGTCGCCCGGCAACCAGGCCCACTCGCGCGCCGACCGGGAACTGCATGGCCTGTGCATGTGCGACGAGGCGGCGCAACAGACGATCCGCGATCTGAAGCTGCAACATCCCGGCAAGCGCATCATGATGATCGCCGAAAAGGGCACGATGGGCGTGGGCTCCAGCCGCATGTCCGGCGTGAACAACGTAGCACTCTGGACGGGCAAGCAGGCCAGCCCCTATGTGCCCTTCGTCAACGTGGCCCCGGTGGTCGCGGGCACCAACGGCATTTCGCCGATCTTCGCCACCACGGTGGACGTGACCGGCGGCATCGGGGTCAACCTGAAGAACTGGGTCAAGAAGACCGGCCCCGATGGCAAGGCGATCCTGAACAACGACGGCAACCCGATTCTGGAACAGAAGTTCTCGGTCGAGACCGGCACCGTTCTGACCATCGACAGCAAGAAGAAGAAGCTGCTGAACGACAAGGGCGAGGAACTGGCCGACCTGTCGTCGTCCTTCACCCCGCAAAAGGTGGAGTTCATGAAGGCGGGCGGCTCCTATGCCATCGTCTTCGGCAAAAAGCTGCAAACCGTTGCGGCGGAGATCCTTGGCATTCAGGCGCCGGTGGTCTTTGCCCCGTCGAAAGAGATCAGCCACGCCGGTCAGGGCCTGACGGCGGTTGAAAAGATCTTCAACGCCAATGCCCGTGGCGTGGCGCCGGGCAAGGTGCTGCATGCCGGATCGGACGTGCGGGTGCGCGTCAACATCGTCGGTTCGCAGGACACGACCGGCCCGATGACCGCGCAGGAACTGGAGGCGATGGCCGCCACCGTGATCTCGCCCCTGGTCGATGGCGCCTATCAGTCGGGCTGCCACACCGCATCGGTCTGGGACAAGAAGGCGCAGGACAACATCCCCAAGCTCATGTCCTTCATGAACAGCTTCGGCCTTGTCACCGCGCGCGACCCCAAGGGCCAGTATCACGCCATGACGGACGTGATCCACAAGGTGCTGAACGACATCACCGTGGATGACTGGGCCATCATCATCGGCGGCGACAGCCATACCCGCATGTCCAAGGGCGTGGCCTTCGGGGCGGATTCCGGCACCGTGGCGCTGGCGCTGGCGACGGCAGAGGCCGAAATGCCGATCCCGGATTCGGTGAAGGTGACGTTCAAGGGCAGCATGGCCCCGCATATGGACTTCCGCGATGTGGTCCATGCGACGCAGGCGCAGATGCTGAAACAGCATGGCGACAACGTTTTCCAGGGCCGCATCATCGAGGTGCATATCGGCACGCTGCTGGCCGATCAGGCGTTCACCTTCACCGACTGGTCGGCGGAAATGAAGGCCAAGGCCGCGATCTGCATCAGCGAGGACGAGACGCTGATCCAGTCGCTGGAACTGGCCAAGTCGCGCATCCAGATCATGATCGACAAGGGCATGGAGCAGCAAAGCGGCATGCTGGCCAACCTGATCGCCCTGGCCGACCGCCGGATCGCCCAGATCCGCTCGGGCGAGAAGCCCGCGCTGAAGCCCGATGCCAATGCGAAATACTTCGCCGAGGTGGTTGTCGATCTGGACATCATCGACGAACCGATGATCGCCGACCCCGACGTGAACAACGCCGATGTGTCGAAACGCTACACCCACGACACGATCCGCCCGATTTCCTATTACGCGGCGGAAAAGAAGGTGGATCTGGGCTTCGTCGGGTCGTGCATGGTGCACAAGGGCGACATCAAGATCGTCGCGCAGATGCTTAAGAACCTTGAGGAAAAGACCGGGCATGTCGAGTTCAGGGCGCCGCTGGTCGTGGCTGCGCCCACCTACAACATCATCGACGAACTGAAGCAGGAAGGGGATTGGGAGATCCTCCAGAAGTATTCCGGCTTTGAATTCAACGACATGCTGCCCAAGGCCAAGGCCCGCACCGAATACGAAAACATCCTGTATCTGGAACGCCCGGGCTGCAACCTGTGCATGGGCAACCAGGAAAAGGCCGAAAAGGGCGACACCGTTCTGGCCACCTCGACCCGGCTGTTCCAGGGCCGCGTCGTGGCCGACAGCGAGACCAAAAAGGGTGAATCGCTGCTGGCCTCGACCCCTGTGGTGGTGCTTTCGGCCATCCTTGGCCGGACGCCGACGCTGGGCGAATACAAGGAGGCGGTCAAGGGCATCGACCTGACCAAATTCGCGCCGCCCAAGCAGACGCCGCTGGACAGCCTGTCGGTCCACTTCTGA